Proteins encoded together in one Lathyrus oleraceus cultivar Zhongwan6 chromosome 5, CAAS_Psat_ZW6_1.0, whole genome shotgun sequence window:
- the LOC127081051 gene encoding uncharacterized protein LOC127081051, whose amino-acid sequence MADQEHELERVSSELEDLRGNMGQVMEILQVIRAKLDTQTTVVSEIAGPSIEPQPARAVPTTWPTYGLPPGFTPTVEGAPGFAPPAQQTAPLPTINENHPVNVEDVKTPLLALHAGLVRARLIDTCHDSCEECAIQPKGCKVVQKDIQNLTDQGVLQICGPTTNEEVSVIEPVFNIPEPFEVTYHRRDVVHPSPVVVCMPTPFPFESTKAVPWKYDITMVDGLVDGKPKIVESKEVLENVDTDITNIAGTSRMTRSGRIYTPNVNVNPQEPTRGTANVNPTPEQGGAQSAVQTDEASSELKPSALVVKAFDGSRRTVVGEVELPIQIGPHASIKERLIKLLHEYVDVFAWSYQDMPGLDTDIVVHKLPLQPDCPPVKQKLRRARPDMALKICDEVKRQFDAGFLAVAKYPQWVANIVPVPKKDGKVRMCVDYRDLNKASPKDDFPLPHIDTLVDNTAKFAVFSFMDRFSGYNQIKMDPEDMEKTTFITPWGTFCYKVMPFGLKNAGATYQRAMVTLFHDMMHKEIEVYVDDMIAKSQSEEDHIDHLQKLFEHLRKFRLRLNPAKCTFGVRSGKLLGFIVSQRGIEVDPDKVRAIQEMPAPRTEREVRGFLGRLNYISRFISHMTATCEPIFKLLRKDQAVEWNSDCQMAFERIGQYLQEPPILIPPVQGRPLFMYLTVLEKSMGCVLGQHDETGRKEHAIYYLSKRFTDCETRYSLLEKTCCALAWAARRLRQYMICHTTLLISKMDPIKYIFEKPALTGRLARWQMLLSEYDIQYVSQKAIKGSVLSDYLANQPVEDYQSLKFDFPDEDIMVVKDCEIPGLDEGPEPGSRWKLMFDARLCFDCTNNIAEYEACILGIEAAIDLRIKILEVCGDSALVIYQVKGEWETRDTKLIPYRAYVMELIKYFDEITFRHIPRTENQIADALAMLASMYQVRFHNEAPLIQIERKVEPAYCQSVEEEADGKPWFHEIKCFLQNQEYPTDATTLDKKTLRKLASKFFLSNGVLYKRNHDMILLRCVDGREADLLIKEVHEGSFGTHANGHAMAKKILRAGYYWLTMESDCFSYPFSMWGIDMIGAIEPKASNGHRFILVAIDYFTKWVEAASYANVTKQVVARFLKKEIICRYGIPSRIITDNGTNLNNKTMKELCESFKIEHHNSSPYRPKMNGAVEAANKNIKKILVYGTEAVLPIEVEIPSMRILMETKLEEAEWIQNRFDQLNLIDEKRLTSLCHGQLYQKRLKRAFDKKVRVREFREGDFVLKKILPIHKDSRGKWTPNYEGPYIVKKVLSGGALILTTMDGEEFTHLVNADAVK is encoded by the exons atggcagatcaGGAGCATGAATTGGAGCGAGTGAGCTCAGAGCTCGAAGACCTGCGTGGAAACATGGGGCAGGTCATGGAGATATTACAGGTCATCAGGGCAAAGCTAGACACCCAAACAACGGTTGTTTCTGAAATCGCCGGTCCAtcgattgaaccccaacctgcgaGGGCGGTACCAACAACCTGGCCAACCTATGGTTTACCTCCTGGTTTCACGCCTACAGTTGAAGGTGCACCTGGTTTTGCACCACCTGCTCAGCAGACAGCTCCTCTACCGACCATCAATGAAAACCATCCAGTG aatgtggaagatgttaaaactccgtTGCTAGCGCTTCATGCAGGATTGGTGAGGGCTAGATTGATTGATACTTGTCACGATAGTTGTGAGGAATGTGCCATTCAGCCAAAGGGATGTAAAGTAGTACAAAAGGATATTCAGAACTTGACGGATCAAGGCGTTTTGCAAATTTGTGGTCCAACAACGAATGAGGAAGTTTCGGTCATTGAACCTGTTTTTAACATACCAGAACCGTTTGAGGTGACTTATCACAGAAGAGACGTTGTTCATCCGTCACCCGTGGTAGTTTGTATGCCTACCCCATTTCCTTTTGAAAGTACCAAGGCGGTACCCTGGAAGTACGACATAACAATGGTGGATGGGTTGGTAGATGGAAAACCCAAAATTGTTGAAAGTAAGGAAGTtttggagaatgttgacaccgACATCACCAATATCGCAGGAACAAGCAggatgacccgcagtggtcggatttatactcccaatGTTAATGTCAACCCTCAAGAGCCAACAAGGGGAACTGCAAATGTAAATCCTACCCCAGAACAGGGAGGGGCACAGTCGGCTgtgcaaacagatgaagcaa GTTCAGAGTTGAAACCTAGTGCGCTTGTGGtgaaagcctttgatggctctcgaaggacagtagttggggaggtagagtTACCGATACAGATtggaccgcat GCAAGCATCAAggaaagattgatcaagttgctacatgaatatgtagatgtatttgcttggtcgtatcaggatatgccaggtttagatactgacattgttgtccacaagctaccactacagccagattgtccgccagtgaagcagaagctccgaagagcaagacctgacatggctctaaagatttgtgacgaggtgaaacgtcaatttgatgccggttttctagcagttgcaaagtaccctcaatgggtagctaacatagtacctgtacccaaaaaggatggcaaggtcaggatgtgtgttgattatagggatctaaacaaagctagtccaaaggacgatttccccctgccacatattgacactctggtagacaacactgctaagttcgcagtcttctcctttatggacaGATTCTCGGGTTAcaatcaaattaagatggatccagaagacatggaaaagaccacattcatcaccccttggggaacattttgctacaaggtaatgccattcggtctcaaaaatgctggggcaacttaccaaagagcaatggtcacccttttccatgatatgatgcataaggaaattgaggtttatgtggatgatatgattgcaaaatctcaaagtgaagaggatcacatagaccacttgcaaaagctatttgagcatcttcggaaatttcgactacgactaaatcctgctaaatgcaccttcggtgtccgatccggaaagttgcttggtttcattgttagccaacgaggaattgaggtagatcctgacaaagtccgagctatacaagagatgcctgctccacgcaccgagcgagaggttagaggcttcctggggcgtttgaattatatctcaaggtttatctcacatatgacggccacatgtgagcctatcttcaaattgcttcgaaaagatcaagcagttgaatggaattctgactGCCAAATGGCTTTTGAGAGAATCGGACAGTACCTacaagagccccctattctaattccacctgttcaAGGGAGACCACTGTTTATGTACTTAACcgtgcttgaaaagtcaatgggatgtgtgttgggacaacatgacgaaaccggtcgaaaggaacatgctatctactatctaagtaagagatttaccgattgtgaaacccgatactcactcttggagaaaacttgttgcgctttagcatgggccgctcgtcgtctaagacaatacatgatttgccacactactttgttgatctcaaaaatggatccaataaagtacatctttgaaaagcctgctttgactggaagactcgcccgttggcagatgttactatctgagtacgacatccaatatgtgtctcagaaagccatcaaaggaagtgtgttgtctgattacttggcaaaccagcccgttgaagattaccagtcgttgaagtttgacttcccggatgaagacatcatggTAGTGAAAGACtgtgaaatcccaggacttgatgaaggacctgaacccggatctcggtggaagctcatgtttgatg caaggttgtgttttgattgcacgaacaatatagcagaatatgaggcgtgcatcctaggcattgaagcagcaattgatctccgaatcaaaatcctcgaagtatgtggagactcagccttggtgatataccaagtcaagggcgaatgggaaacccgtgataccaagttgatcccatatcgtgcctatgtcatggaattaataaaatactttgacgaaatcactttccgtcatatcccgagaactgagaatcaaattgctgatgctttggctatgttggcttcaatgtaccaagttagattccataatgaGGCACCTCTCATTCAAATTgagcggaaagttgagcctgcctactgccagtcagttgaagaggaagccgatggtaaaccctggtttcaCGAAATCAAGtgctttttgcaaaatcaagaatatccaacgGATGCcacaacccttgacaagaaaacattgaggaagttagcatctaaattcttcttaagcaatggtgtgttgtacaagagaaatcacgacatgattctgctcagatgcgtggatggacgtgaagcagacctgttgatcaaggaggttcatgaaggatcctttggaactcatgccaatgggcatgccatggccaagaagattttgagagctggttattactggttgaccatggaatccgactgcttcagttat cctttctcaatgtggggcatcgacatgattggcgccatcgagcctaaagcttccaatggtcaccgcttcatcctggttgccattgattactttaccaaatgggtggaagccgcctcttatgctaatgtgacaaaacaagtggttgcacggtttctcaagaaagagatcatttgccgttatggaattccaagccggatcatcacagataatgggacgaatctgaacaataagaccatgaaagaattatgcgagagctttaagattgagcaccataactcttcaccatatcgtccaaagatgaatggcgctgttgaagccgctaacaaaaacatcaagaagat tttggtatatgggacggaagcagttctcccaattgaagtggagataccttcaatgagaatcttgatggaaaccaagttagaagaggctgagtggattcaaaatagatttgatcagttgaacctcatagatgagaagcgattgacttctttgtgccatggacaattataccagaaacggcttaaaagggcttttgacaagaaagtacgtgttcgggaattcagagaaggagacttcgtgcttaagaagatcttgccaatacacaaggattcacgtgggaagtggactcccaattatgaaggcccatatattGTGAAGAAAGTTTTA tcaggtggcgcattgatacttacaactatggatggtgaagagttcactcatcttgtgaacgcagatgcagtcaag
- the LOC127081053 gene encoding serine/threonine-protein phosphatase BSL2, with protein MQQQQHAAMELSRKHKTRTEAISAALAVAKARQENGEVELPDRDCGAEATPSVKHASSPIKLDSVGSNNNVSGGVRLHHRAEVVAAGTGEALGGMARQLSIDQFESEGRRVSYGAPENATAARKLIGFGLRRSLDVASD; from the exons ATGCAGCAACAACAACATGCCGCCATGGAGTTATCAAGGAAGCACAAAACAAGAA CCGAAGCTATTAGTGCTGCACTGGCTGTTGCCAAGGCACGGCAAGAAAATGGAGAAGTGGAATTACCTGACAGAGACTGTGGGGCTGAGGCTACCCCAAGTGTCAAACACGCATCTTCCCCGATTAAGCTTGATTCTGTAGGGTCAAATAACAATGTTTCTGGTGGAGTTCGGCTGCATCATAGAGCTGAAGTTGTTGCTGCAGGGACTGGTGAAGCATTAGGTGGCATGGCTAGACAGCTTTCGATTGATCAATTTGAAAGTGAAGGCAGACGGGTCAGTTATGGCGCTCCAGAAAATGCAACTGCTGCTAGAAAGTTAATTGGCTTCGGATTGAGAAGAAGTTTGGACGTGGCATCGGATTAA